The genomic window GCGGGCGCAAACAGGCCGACAACGAGGTGCGACTCGACCGCCTCGACCCCGACGGCGAATGGACCGGCCTGAGCAGCGGCTCGCAAAAGGACATCGCGCAGCGCATCGAAGACGTGGTGGGGCTGGATTTCGACACCTTCACCCGCTGCGTGATGCTGCCGCAGGGCCAGTTCGCCGCGCTGCTCCACGGCAAGCCCCGGCAGCGCCAGGAACTGCTCGGCGAGCTGACCGGCATGGGCCGCGTGCAGCAGATGCAGACTTTCGCCGCCGACCAGGTGAAGGACTTTAAGCACCAGTCGCAGAGTCTGAGCAGCGTGCTGGCGAGCGAGTACGCCGGGGTGAGCGAAGAAGCCGCCGCCGCCGTGCGCGCCCAGCGCGAGCAAACCGACGCCGACGCCGAGCGACTCCTCCAGCAGCGCGAGGAATTGCGAACCCAACTGCAACGCTGCGCGAACAGKWAAAGTCTGTCCAGCCGCGAGGACACCGCCCGCCGCCTGACCGTGCAGGAAAGCCGTSCCGAGGGCGTGCGCCAGGGAGCCGAGCGGGCCCGCCGCGCCCGGCAGGTGGCCGGGGTGCTGCCGCTGCTTGACGCCGCCGAGCGCGCCCGCATCGCTTACGACCGCCAGACCCGCGAACTCGCCGGGGCCGAGAGCGCCCTGCAAAGTGCTCAGGCCCAGGCCGCCCGCGCCGACGCCGCGCTGACGCAGGCTCAGGCGCAGGAACCCCGCATTCCTGAGCTGGAGGAGCAGGCGAACGCCCTGCGCGAAGCCGAGGCCGACGCCGCCCGCCTTAAACGGGCCGGGGGCAGCGTGCAGGCGACCCATGCCAACCCGCTGCCGTGGGACGAGGACGCCTTCGAGACGGCGCGTGAGGCGGCGCAGAAGCTGGAGAAGTTGCGGGTGGAGCGGTCAATCCTAGAAAGCGAGAAGGCCGCGCTGAAAGCTGCCCTGGAGCGTTACGCGCAGGAAGAGCGGCAGCAACAGGAAGAAACGGCTCAGCTGGAACGGGTCAAAGCAGACGGTCTGAAAGCCAAGGAACAGCTTCAGGTCGCCCAGCAACGCGAGGAAGAGGCGCGGATGGAGGCGGGGCTGGCCTCTTACCGTTCGCATCTGCATGAGGGCGAACCGTGCCCGCTGTGCCTGCAAACCGTCCATGAGGTGCCGGAAGGCGAAAGTGTCGATCTGGACGAGTTGCGCGGTCAGGTCAACCTGCTGCAAAAGCTGGTGCAGGAGCGGCGCGAGCATTTCACCGACCTGCGCGGGCAGCTCAAGACCCGGCAGCTGTGGCTGGACGAAAAAAAGAGCGAATACCACGACTGGAACGAGCGCAACAAGCAGCGCGAACTCGACGCCCGTGAGCTGGAAAGACACATTTCCGGCAATCCGCAAGACGACCTCCAACGCCTCCTCGCCTCGCTTGCGGGCCGGGTGCGGCAGGCCGGGGCCAACCCCGCGCAGGCCAGACGAGACCGGCTGGCCGAGATTCAGTCCATCCGCAGCCGTATTCAGGAGGCACAGGCCGCGCTCTCGCGTGCCCAGGGCGACCTCGCCGCCGCGCAGGCCACCGCGCAGCCGCGCAGTATGGGCGGCGAGCGCGAGGCCGACCACCTCGCCGCTGCCGACGCGCTGACGAAGGCCCTCGCCTCGCTGAATCTGACCGCCGAGGCCGCCCGCACCGCCGGCCTGCCCGAAAACGAGATTGCCGCGCTGGAAGAGGGCGCCCGCAAGCACGAGGCGGAAGTGGCGCAACTGCGGGCCGCGCTTGCCGACCTCGACCGGCAGCTCGGACTTGAAGCCTTCGACCCGGCGCACCTCGCGCAGGTCAGCCGCGACCTGACCGCCAGCGACGCCGCGCTGAGCACTGCTCGCGAACAGGCCGGGCGACTCGCCGAGCAGGAGCGCCAACTGCGCGACAAGCTCACCCGCAAGGCCGACATCGAAACCCAGGCGGCGGAGGCCGGGCGGCAGCTCGATACTTGGCAGACGCTCAACAACGCCCTCAAGGTCAACGAGTTCCAGCAGTTCATGCTCGCCGAGGTGGAGGCGCAGCTCCTCACCCGCGCGGGCCTGCTGCTCTTCGACATCAGCGACGGGCGCTACCGCCTGAGCCTCGACAAGGGCGAGTATGTCGTGCAAGACCTCTGGAACGCGGGCGAGGTCCGCGCCGTCAAGACGCTCTCGGGCGGCGAAACCTTCCTCGCCTCGCTCTCCCTCGCCATCGCCCTGAGCGACTACCTCGCGGGCAACAAGGTGCTCGGCGCCCTCTTTCTGGACGAAGGCTTCGGCACCCTCGACCCGCAAGCGCTGGAAGCCGTCGCCACCGCGCTCGAAAACCTGCGAACCCAGGGCCGCATGGTGGGCATCGTCACCCACGTCGAGAGCCTCTCCGAGCGGTTGCCGAGCCGCCTGCTGGTGAGCAAGAGCATGGCCGGCAGCAACGTGATTCGGGTGGACGGATAAGGCGGAGGAGCGCCGATAAAACTTTCTTGTCTGCGGTGCACCAAACCAAATCCGGGCTTCTCCTAGAGCATTTGACGTAATAAAGACCCCTCACCCCTGCCTCTGGCAGGCCCTCTCCCCTTGGTAGAGGGTCAAACAACGCAAGGCTATTCTTTTGTCAAATGCCCTACGAGGCGGCCCGGATTTTCTTCTCTCTGTAGACTCTCCTGTCAACATCCCATCAGCCTTCTGGTCTACCCTCTCCCCCATGACCCCGCGCCCCCGTCTGCTGCTCACCGCCGCCCTGCTTGCCCTCGTGCCCGCTGCCCAGGCCGCCGACCTGCGGCTTTATCCCACCTTGGGCGAAGTGACGAGCCAGCCGCTCAAAGTGGAAGGCGGCGCGGTCACGGTGCCTTTTCCCAAAGCCGATTGGGCCTGGGTGGTGCCCGGCAGCGTGCGCCTGCTCGGGGTGCCGGTGACCCGCACGCGCGTGACGCCGGGGGTGAACGTGCTGCGCGCCCACGAAGGCGAAGCCGTGCGGGTGCTGCGCGGCGGCCTGAACCTGAAGGGCACGCTGGCCGACGCCGAGGCGCTGCTCGTGCAGCTCGACAGCGGCGAGTACCTGACGGTGCGCCCCGACGAACTTGCCTTCAGCACCCGTCCGCCCAGCAGCCGCGACGTGGCCGACGTCAAGGTGACATTTGAGACGGGCGGCGCCGGTTCCGCGAACTTGCTCTACCAGACCCGCGCCCTGTCGTGGAAACCGCGCTACGAACTGGACGCGAGCGGCGACGCGGCCACCCTGCGCGCCCTGGCCGAGATTCGCAACGCCGGCGACCAGAGCTTCAGCGGCAGCACCGACCTCTACGCCGGAGACGTGCGCCTGGTGCCGGAAAACGTGCCGATGCCGACGCTGCGGTGGTGGGAGAACTCACCACGACCACCAGCAGCGCGGGCAATGCCGCTGTCGCCCAGGACCGCGCTGTCACGGCTCTCGGCGAGGTGAGCGGCCTGCAACGTACGCCCTAAGCCGTCCGCTGACCATCGGCCCACGCGAGACGCAGACTTTGCCCTTCCTGGCGCCCAAGCTGTCGGGCTTTGCCCGTTACGACCGCATCAGCACGTATTTTTCGCCGTCGAATTCGTCGGGCCGGGCGACCCGCTTTTACAAGTTCACCGCCGATGCCGCGCTGCCCGCCGGTCCCCTCACGGTGCGCGAAAACGGCGTGCTCGTCGGCAACGTCAGCCTCGGCAGTACCGCCGCCGGGCAGCTCAGCGACCTCTCGCTCGGCGCCGACCCCGAACTGCGCTTCAGCCGCAGCGTGACCGTGCTGAACACCGAGAAAGACGGCAGCGGGCGCATTCTCAGCCGCAGTTACCGCGTGAGCTACGCGCTGACGAGCACCAAGTCGGCGGCCACCACCGCGCAGGTCCGCGAGCAGGTCTACGGCCAGAGCGTCGTGGTGGACGGCAAAGTTCAGACCGGCAATCCGGTCATGGTGACCCGGTACGTGACTGTGCCCGCCGGGGGCAAGGCGAACGTGACCTTCACGCTGAAGGTGCGCGGCGGCTGAACCTCAGTCGCGCGCCTTTCTCTCCTGCCAGGCTCCCGACGACCACAGCGCTCCCCCAATCAGCACGGGCTGGAAAAACAGGCGGATAAACCGCTTGCGGTCGGTGTCGAGCCCGAAGGCGTCGGTGCGCGTCAGGTACTGCGAAATGTTGCCGGGAAACACCGCGACGAAAAAGGCCGCGAGCAGCCAGCCGAGCGGAATGCGCTTGTCTTTCCAGAGCATGAACGCCGTGCCGAGGCTGATTTCCACGACGCCCGACGCCAGCACCACGAAGTCTTCGTTCAGCGGCAGCGCTTCGGGCACCTGCGCCTGAAACTCGTCGCGGGCGAAGGTGAGGTGGCTGATGCCGGCAAACGCCAGAAACCCGCCGAGGCCGACGCGGGCCAGGTTTTGCAGGAGGCTTGGGGACTTCGTCATGCCCCACCCTACCCCCAGAGCCGGACCGTGGGGGCCTGCCCGGTATGGGGCTGGTGGCTCTCGGCCAGCCGCTCGGCGTAGGCGTCGGCCCAGCCACGTGCCGGAATCAGAAGGGGCACCAGCAGTTCGTCGGCAGCCCCGATGAAATGAAACAGCGACCCGAACGCCGCGTTGTTCAGCGTGTGCCCGGTTTCATGTGCTATGAGGCCCAGCGCATTTGGCGTCACGAAGGCGAACTGCCCGAGGTTGAATCCCCCGCTGAAGCCCGGCCACCACAGCCAGCCCCCGAGGAGGACGACCGTGCCGGTTGCCCGGTCCAGAACCACCCGCCGCACTAAGGGAAAAGCCAACAGATTCAGCACGAAGGCCCCCAGTCCCAGAGCGGTGGCCGGCCAGCTCAGCGGCAGCAGCCAGCCCGCCCAGCCGAGCACTTGCCGGAAGCGCAGGCGCCGGGTCAGGTGGGAAGCGGCGAGCAGATTGACTGCTATGAGAGGTAGAGGAAGAGGCCCCAGCCAGCGCAGCACAATGGCGGCATTCAGCCCGGTGTTCAAGCCAATCAGCACACCGCGCCACAGCGGTTCGGTTCCCCGACTGGCGGCGATGTAAAGCCCCACACCCAGCAACAGCCACAGCGCGGGTGCCGAAGCCAGCGGCAGTTGTGCCAATCCCCACGCCAGCAGCACGCCAATCAGGGCGCCGAGCGATGGGAGGGCAAACATGGAACGCAGTGTGCCAGAACCGGGGTGTCTGCCGATGCCCTATGCTGGAACAGTCCCTGACAGGACGGGGTGCATGACAACCGGGGAGTTTTGAGGGGCCAGCAACACGGGAAAGGCAAAACGCACCCGGAGTTGCAGCTCTGGGTGCTGGAAAGGAGGTGATGTCCTTATGCGCAAACAGTGTAAGGATACACCGAAGCGCCCGCGTAGACAATGGAAAGCGAGTGAGGTTGCCGCATTGATTGCAGCTCTCGGCACCTTGCTTTCCGGTCTCGCGGCGCTCCTACAAGCCCTGAACTAAACGACCCTGCACTGAAAGTGCAGGGGTTGCGGAGCGGCTAAAGCCGCCTTCAATCCTCCAGGATGAACGCTGAATCATCTGGGTCGGAGGGGTGACGATGATGCTCCAAGTACTCCTGCACCATCGCCTCCGTGATAGTCCCCGTACTCCACGCACCATACCCGACGCCCCAAAAGTGCTTGCCCCAGTAGCGCTTTTCGAGGTGGGGGAATTCCTGTTGCAGCCGCCGCGATGTCCTTCCCTTCAATCGCTTCACCAGGTCGCTGACGGCGAGCCTCGGCGGATATTCCACGTGCATGTGGACGTGATCCTTGCTCACCACCCCCTTGAGAATCCGCACGTCTTCTGCCTTGCAGATTTGGATCAGCAGCTCCCGACATCGCGGTTTGATCTCTCCCACCAAGACGTGATATCGATACTTCGTTGC from Deinococcus radiodurans R1 = ATCC 13939 = DSM 20539 includes these protein-coding regions:
- a CDS encoding DoxX family protein, which encodes MTKSPSLLQNLARVGLGGFLAFAGISHLTFARDEFQAQVPEALPLNEDFVVLASGVVEISLGTAFMLWKDKRIPLGWLLAAFFVAVFPGNISQYLTRTDAFGLDTDRKRFIRLFFQPVLIGGALWSSGAWQERKARD
- the sbcC gene encoding exonuclease SbcCD subunit SbcC codes for the protein MKPLHLTLRGFTAFRQTTDLDFADLELFALVGPTGSGKSSLLDAMTFALYGETARLGATGLDALISQGERTLSVALTFEAGGQTYRVTRTRGRKQADNEVRLDRLDPDGEWTGLSSGSQKDIAQRIEDVVGLDFDTFTRCVMLPQGQFAALLHGKPRQRQELLGELTGMGRVQQMQTFAADQVKDFKHQSQSLSSVLASEYAGVSEEAAAAVRAQREQTDADAERLLQQREELRTQLQRCANXXSLSSREDTARRLTVQESRXEGVRQGAERARRARQVAGVLPLLDAAERARIAYDRQTRELAGAESALQSAQAQAARADAALTQAQAQEPRIPELEEQANALREAEADAARLKRAGGSVQATHANPLPWDEDAFETAREAAQKLEKLRVERSILESEKAALKAALERYAQEERQQQEETAQLERVKADGLKAKEQLQVAQQREEEARMEAGLASYRSHLHEGEPCPLCLQTVHEVPEGESVDLDELRGQVNLLQKLVQERREHFTDLRGQLKTRQLWLDEKKSEYHDWNERNKQRELDARELERHISGNPQDDLQRLLASLAGRVRQAGANPAQARRDRLAEIQSIRSRIQEAQAALSRAQGDLAAAQATAQPRSMGGEREADHLAAADALTKALASLNLTAEAARTAGLPENEIAALEEGARKHEAEVAQLRAALADLDRQLGLEAFDPAHLAQVSRDLTASDAALSTAREQAGRLAEQERQLRDKLTRKADIETQAAEAGRQLDTWQTLNNALKVNEFQQFMLAEVEAQLLTRAGLLLFDISDGRYRLSLDKGEYVVQDLWNAGEVRAVKTLSGGETFLASLSLAIALSDYLAGNKVLGALFLDEGFGTLDPQALEAVATALENLRTQGRMVGIVTHVESLSERLPSRLLVSKSMAGSNVIRVDG
- the tnpA gene encoding IS200/IS605-like element ISDra9 family transposase; this translates as MGQQRSGSHTVSRLTLHVVWATKYRYHVLVGEIKPRCRELLIQICKAEDVRILKGVVSKDHVHMHVEYPPRLAVSDLVKRLKGRTSRRLQQEFPHLEKRYWGKHFWGVGYGAWSTGTITEAMVQEYLEHHRHPSDPDDSAFILED